A stretch of the bacterium SCSIO 12827 genome encodes the following:
- a CDS encoding chemotaxis protein CheW, which translates to MDDLLTEFLTETSENLAVLDVELVKFEQEPDNKEILGNIFRLVHTIKGTCGFLGLPRLESVAHAGENVLGKFRDGELEVTPEAVTLILKCLDCVRDLLGKLEETGAEPEGDDQELIDDLNAYAEGGGAKAAPAAPAAAAPAAGGGAAVNEFGAPVAAELLAEVEAATAQGVKAASQEQLEAELAAERAAEAAKAATPAVNEHGAPVAQELLDEVEAAQVAGARAATEAELRAEMEREREAEKASKAGVPAPAPSKEAEKKDTGKAGGGVAASSIRVNVDVLEDLMTLVSELVLTRNQLLQMVRGLDDSEFTVPLQRLSHITTDLQEGVMKTRMQPIGNAWAKLPRIVRDLAVESGKKIELVMLGAETELDRQVLELIKDPLTHMVRNSADHGLEDVGGRQAVGKSDTGTITLNAYHEGGHIIIEIADDGRGLNIDRIKQKALENGLTTEADLGQMTDQQIGMFIFKAGFSTAEKITNVSGRGVGMDVVRTNIEKIGGTVELKTTPGKGSTFTIKIPLTLAIVSALIVECCGERFAVPQISVLELVRASAQSENAIEMINESAVLRLRDRLLPLISLRELLRLQDPPEAEKSNGSGKDEDAAPKTTDALVAEAIADDEEVFIVVTQVGSNTFGIIVDRVFDTEEIVVKPVAPILRDITFYSGNTILGDGSVIMILDPNGIAEAAGEMDTEHRSEADIQAVSTDEETTSLLVFRAGGPELKAVPLALVARLEEIDMSETETSHGQVMVQYREQLMPLIPFADTHQFKETGRQPILVFTDRERSMGLVVDEIVDIVDDRLKIELTTDIPGLIGSAVIAGKATDVIDAGYFLTQAFSDWFGSADSAEIESASGGRRRALLIDDSPFFRNLLAPLLSVAGWQVTALQSAQEALSMRDKGAAFDVIISDIEMPGMNGFEFANEVRRGGAWEKVPMVALSARATSADFERGRDAGFNDYVAKFDREALVSSLAQTVAGAASGRAG; encoded by the coding sequence ATGGACGACCTTCTCACTGAATTCCTTACGGAAACTTCTGAAAACCTGGCCGTGCTGGATGTTGAGCTGGTCAAGTTCGAGCAAGAGCCCGACAACAAGGAAATCCTGGGGAACATTTTCCGTTTGGTTCATACCATCAAGGGCACCTGCGGGTTCCTAGGGCTGCCGCGATTGGAATCGGTGGCCCATGCCGGTGAGAACGTGCTCGGCAAATTCCGCGACGGCGAGTTGGAGGTCACGCCTGAGGCGGTGACGCTCATTCTTAAATGTCTGGACTGTGTCCGTGACCTGTTGGGCAAGCTTGAGGAAACGGGTGCCGAACCCGAAGGCGACGATCAGGAATTGATCGACGACCTGAATGCCTATGCGGAAGGTGGCGGTGCCAAGGCCGCGCCGGCAGCCCCCGCCGCCGCTGCCCCTGCCGCGGGCGGTGGGGCAGCGGTCAACGAATTCGGCGCTCCGGTGGCGGCCGAACTGCTGGCCGAGGTCGAAGCCGCAACGGCACAGGGGGTGAAAGCCGCGTCTCAGGAGCAGCTGGAGGCCGAACTGGCCGCCGAGCGCGCCGCAGAGGCCGCCAAGGCCGCCACGCCGGCGGTCAACGAACACGGCGCCCCCGTGGCCCAGGAACTTTTGGACGAGGTCGAGGCCGCCCAGGTGGCCGGCGCCCGCGCCGCGACGGAAGCGGAACTGCGTGCCGAGATGGAACGGGAGCGTGAAGCCGAGAAGGCGTCCAAAGCCGGTGTGCCGGCACCCGCCCCGTCGAAGGAGGCGGAAAAGAAGGACACGGGCAAAGCCGGGGGCGGTGTTGCCGCATCGTCGATCCGCGTCAACGTCGACGTTCTGGAAGATCTCATGACCCTGGTCTCCGAACTGGTGTTGACCCGCAACCAGCTGCTGCAGATGGTGCGCGGCCTGGACGACAGCGAATTCACGGTGCCGTTGCAGCGCCTGTCGCATATCACCACGGACCTGCAGGAAGGCGTCATGAAGACGCGCATGCAGCCGATCGGCAATGCCTGGGCCAAGTTGCCGCGCATCGTGCGCGACCTGGCCGTTGAATCGGGCAAGAAGATCGAACTGGTCATGCTGGGGGCCGAAACGGAATTGGACCGCCAGGTTCTGGAACTGATCAAGGATCCGTTGACCCATATGGTCCGCAATTCGGCCGACCACGGACTTGAAGACGTTGGGGGGCGCCAAGCCGTCGGTAAGTCCGACACCGGAACCATCACCCTGAACGCCTATCACGAAGGCGGTCACATCATCATCGAGATCGCCGACGACGGGCGTGGCCTGAACATCGACCGCATCAAACAGAAGGCGCTGGAAAACGGCCTGACGACCGAAGCCGACCTGGGGCAGATGACCGATCAGCAGATCGGCATGTTCATCTTCAAGGCCGGGTTCTCGACGGCGGAAAAGATCACCAACGTGTCTGGCCGTGGCGTCGGTATGGACGTGGTGCGCACCAACATCGAGAAAATCGGCGGCACCGTCGAACTGAAGACGACGCCGGGCAAGGGCTCGACTTTTACCATCAAGATTCCGCTGACCCTGGCCATCGTCTCGGCCTTGATTGTCGAATGCTGTGGCGAACGCTTCGCCGTGCCGCAGATCAGCGTTCTGGAACTGGTGCGTGCTTCCGCGCAGTCGGAAAACGCCATCGAGATGATCAACGAATCCGCCGTGCTGCGCCTGCGTGACCGGCTGTTGCCGCTGATTTCGCTGCGTGAACTGCTGCGCCTTCAGGACCCGCCCGAAGCCGAGAAGAGCAACGGTTCCGGCAAGGACGAGGACGCGGCGCCGAAAACCACCGACGCCCTGGTGGCGGAAGCGATCGCCGACGACGAGGAAGTGTTCATCGTCGTCACCCAGGTCGGTTCCAACACCTTCGGCATCATCGTCGACCGCGTGTTCGATACCGAGGAAATCGTGGTCAAGCCGGTGGCGCCCATCCTGCGCGACATCACTTTCTATTCGGGCAACACGATCCTCGGCGACGGCAGCGTGATCATGATCCTGGACCCCAACGGCATTGCAGAGGCCGCCGGGGAAATGGATACCGAGCATCGCTCGGAAGCCGATATCCAGGCCGTGTCGACGGACGAAGAAACGACATCCTTGCTGGTGTTCCGCGCCGGCGGACCGGAGCTCAAGGCGGTGCCGCTGGCCCTGGTTGCGCGGCTTGAAGAGATCGACATGTCCGAGACCGAAACCTCGCATGGGCAGGTCATGGTGCAGTACCGCGAACAACTGATGCCGCTGATCCCGTTCGCCGACACCCACCAGTTCAAGGAAACCGGCCGCCAGCCGATCCTGGTGTTTACCGATCGCGAACGCTCAATGGGCCTTGTCGTGGACGAGATCGTCGATATCGTCGACGACCGCCTGAAGATCGAACTGACCACGGATATTCCGGGATTGATCGGCAGCGCCGTCATCGCCGGCAAGGCGACGGACGTGATCGACGCGGGCTATTTCCTGACCCAGGCGTTCTCCGATTGGTTTGGTTCCGCGGATAGCGCGGAAATCGAGAGTGCTTCGGGGGGGCGCCGTCGCGCACTTCTGATCGATGACAGCCCGTTTTTCCGCAATCTTCTGGCGCCATTGCTGTCGGTCGCTGGATGGCAGGTCACGGCGCTGCAAAGTGCCCAGGAGGCGCTTTCCATGCGTGATAAGGGAGCAGCCTTCGACGTCATCATTTCCGACATCGAAATGCCGGGCATGAACGGTTTCGAGTTCGCGAACGAGGTTCGTCGCGGCGGTGCGTGGGAAAAGGTGCCCATGGTGGCGCTGTCGGCCCGCGCCACGAGCGCTGATTTCGAACGCGGTCGCGACGCGGGTTTCAATGATTACGTGGCGAAATTCGACCGTGAGGCCCTGGTGTCCAGTCTGGCGCAGACTGTCGCAGGGGCGGCATCCGGCCGGGCCGGCTAG
- a CDS encoding NAD(P)H-dependent oxidoreductase subunit E, producing the protein MSTATAQKGRRRDRAAFGKGRQVTDQAITDVQHLLGDQPRRREYLIEYLHLIQDAFGHLSDAHMAALAAELRLAQTEVYEVATFYHHFDVVKQGEDAPPALTVRVCDSITCEMKGSGALTAQLKSILGPDVRVIPAPCVGACDKAPVAVVKQRQIFHADADSVKAAVEAGQVTMDPPAYKNLAAYLSDGGYKVLGDCLKGERDRDQAIEIIKESGLRGLGGAGFPTATKWGFMKNAPKPRLVAINADEGEPGTFKDRHCFETDPHRVIEGALIAAWSVEAAAVYIYLRDEYPACREVLLTEIKKVEDAGLNGDIELHVRRGAGAYICGEESGMLESIEGKRGLPRNRPPFPAQAGLWGRPTLINNVETVYWLPKIIEHGPQWYQDQGRPHFFSVSGRVKEPGVKLAPAGTTARQLVEDYCGGMADGHTFKSYLPGGASGGILPESLADEPLDFGTLDKHGCFIGSSAVVIFSEQDDVKEICKNLIRFFEDESCGQCTPCRVGCEKMLKLIDKPQWDADLIDELSQAMRDASICGLGQAAPNPVQAALRFFREDVQ; encoded by the coding sequence ATGTCCACTGCTACCGCCCAGAAAGGACGCCGCCGCGATCGCGCCGCCTTCGGGAAAGGCCGCCAGGTCACCGATCAGGCCATCACCGATGTGCAACACCTTCTGGGCGATCAGCCGCGACGCCGCGAATACCTGATCGAATACCTGCACCTAATTCAAGACGCCTTCGGCCATTTGTCAGATGCCCATATGGCGGCGCTGGCCGCCGAATTGCGGCTGGCCCAGACGGAAGTCTACGAAGTCGCGACCTTCTACCACCACTTCGACGTGGTGAAGCAAGGCGAGGATGCCCCGCCTGCCCTGACCGTGCGGGTCTGTGATTCGATCACCTGCGAGATGAAGGGATCGGGCGCCCTGACGGCGCAGCTTAAATCGATCCTGGGACCCGACGTGCGCGTGATCCCGGCACCCTGCGTCGGCGCCTGCGACAAGGCGCCGGTCGCCGTGGTCAAGCAACGCCAGATTTTCCACGCCGATGCGGACAGTGTGAAGGCCGCCGTCGAGGCCGGCCAAGTCACCATGGACCCGCCCGCCTACAAGAACCTTGCGGCCTACCTATCGGACGGCGGCTACAAGGTTCTGGGAGATTGCCTGAAGGGCGAACGCGACCGGGACCAGGCCATTGAAATCATTAAGGAGTCCGGCCTGCGCGGGCTGGGCGGCGCGGGTTTTCCGACGGCCACCAAATGGGGCTTCATGAAGAACGCGCCGAAGCCCCGGCTGGTCGCCATCAACGCCGACGAGGGCGAGCCCGGCACCTTCAAGGACCGCCATTGCTTCGAGACCGACCCCCACCGCGTCATCGAGGGCGCCTTGATCGCCGCCTGGTCGGTCGAAGCTGCGGCGGTCTACATCTATCTGCGCGACGAATACCCCGCCTGTCGCGAGGTGCTGCTGACCGAGATCAAGAAGGTCGAGGACGCGGGCCTCAACGGCGATATCGAACTCCACGTGCGGCGCGGTGCTGGCGCTTATATCTGCGGCGAGGAATCCGGGATGCTGGAAAGCATCGAGGGCAAGCGCGGCCTGCCGCGCAACCGCCCGCCGTTCCCAGCCCAGGCGGGCCTATGGGGCCGCCCCACGCTGATCAACAACGTGGAAACGGTGTACTGGCTGCCCAAGATCATCGAACACGGCCCCCAGTGGTATCAGGACCAGGGCCGGCCGCACTTCTTCTCGGTCTCGGGCCGGGTCAAGGAGCCGGGGGTCAAGCTGGCCCCCGCCGGAACCACGGCGCGCCAATTGGTCGAAGATTATTGCGGCGGCATGGCTGACGGCCATACCTTCAAATCCTACCTACCGGGCGGTGCGTCGGGCGGCATTCTGCCGGAAAGCCTGGCCGATGAACCGTTGGATTTCGGTACCCTGGACAAGCACGGTTGCTTCATCGGTTCGTCCGCGGTCGTGATCTTTTCCGAACAGGACGACGTCAAGGAAATCTGCAAGAACCTGATCCGGTTCTTCGAGGATGAAAGCTGCGGCCAATGCACGCCCTGCCGTGTCGGCTGTGAGAAAATGCTGAAACTGATCGACAAGCCGCAATGGGATGCCGATCTGATTGATGAGCTGAGTCAGGCCATGCGCGATGCGTCGATTTGCGGCCTTGGCCAGGCAGCGCCCAATCCGGTACAGGCGGCGCTGCGCTTCTTCCGGGAGGACGTGCAATGA
- the fdhF gene encoding formate dehydrogenase subunit alpha, translated as MSDTIKFTLNGQPAEAKAGETIWDVAKRNGNTIPHLCHRPKKGYRPDANCRACMVEIKGERVLAPSCRRQPTEGMEVTTDNERATKARRMVLELLLSDQPERREAHDPDSLFWYWADKAGIADSRFEARAACPAPDRSHSAMAVNLDACIQCNLCVRACREVQVNDVIGMAGRGYKSKIVFDMDDPMGDSTCVACGECVQACPTGALMPATMVDEKQVHVGKPDRKVDSLCPYCGVGCQATFHVKDNKIVYVEGKDGYANENRLCVKGRFGFDYVDHPHRLTKPLIRKEGVGKNGEMALDPANPLTHFREASWDEALDFAAAGLKKVLDRDGPSAMAGFGSAKGSNEEAYMVQKLVRQGFHTNNVDHCTRLCHASSVAALMEGMNSGAVTASFNDAKDSDVIIVIGARPTQNHPVAATFLKNAAKRGAKLYIMDPRRQDLSRHATRHLQFKAGQDVALLNAMIHTIIDEGLTDIQYIQANTEGFEALKENSKKFSPEAMEAVCGIEANVIREVAREFATAEKSIIFWGMGISQHVHGTDNSRCLIALSMITGQIGRPGTGLHPLRGQNNVQGASDAGLIPMVYPDYKSVEADDIRQTYEDLWGTELPRQRGLTVVEIIHAILADEIKAMYIMGENPAMSDPDARHAREALAKLEHMVVQDIFFTETCFHADVVLPASAFPEKAGTFSNTNRQVQMARPVVDMPGDVKQDWWIIQEIANRLGLNWNYSGPMDVFNEMKKTMRSLDNITWERLENEDSIIYPCKSEDSSGENIIFGDGFPTASGRAKLVPANLIPPDELPDDEFPLVLTTGRMLEHWHTGAMTRRATVLNLLEPEPVVSMNPYTMGEKGLAPGDRVKVETRRGEIELTVRADRDVADGMIFIPFCYHEAAANILTNPQLDPVGKIPEFKFCAARVEKVPDAQAAAE; from the coding sequence ATGAGCGATACCATCAAGTTCACCCTGAATGGCCAACCGGCCGAAGCCAAGGCCGGCGAGACCATTTGGGACGTCGCCAAGCGCAACGGCAACACCATTCCCCACCTGTGCCACCGCCCGAAGAAGGGTTACCGGCCCGACGCCAACTGCCGCGCCTGCATGGTCGAGATCAAGGGCGAGCGCGTGTTGGCCCCCAGCTGCCGTCGCCAGCCGACGGAAGGTATGGAAGTCACGACCGACAATGAGCGCGCGACCAAGGCCCGTCGTATGGTGCTGGAACTGCTGCTGTCCGACCAGCCGGAACGCCGTGAGGCCCATGATCCCGACTCCCTGTTCTGGTACTGGGCCGACAAAGCCGGCATCGCCGACAGCCGTTTCGAGGCCCGCGCCGCCTGCCCGGCGCCCGACCGCTCACACAGCGCCATGGCCGTCAATCTGGATGCCTGCATTCAGTGCAACCTTTGCGTTCGCGCTTGCCGCGAGGTCCAGGTCAACGACGTCATCGGGATGGCGGGCCGTGGCTACAAATCGAAGATCGTGTTCGACATGGACGACCCCATGGGCGACAGCACCTGCGTCGCCTGCGGCGAATGCGTGCAGGCCTGCCCGACCGGGGCGCTGATGCCGGCAACCATGGTTGACGAGAAACAAGTTCACGTGGGCAAGCCGGACCGCAAGGTCGACAGCCTATGCCCCTATTGCGGGGTCGGCTGTCAGGCCACGTTCCATGTGAAGGACAACAAGATCGTCTATGTCGAAGGCAAGGACGGCTATGCCAACGAAAACCGCTTGTGCGTGAAGGGCCGCTTCGGGTTTGACTACGTCGACCATCCGCATCGCCTGACCAAGCCGCTGATCCGCAAGGAAGGCGTTGGAAAGAACGGTGAAATGGCGCTCGACCCGGCCAATCCGCTGACCCATTTCCGGGAAGCGAGCTGGGACGAGGCGCTCGACTTCGCCGCCGCCGGCCTGAAGAAGGTTCTCGATCGTGATGGTCCCTCGGCCATGGCCGGGTTCGGGTCCGCCAAGGGATCGAACGAAGAAGCCTACATGGTCCAGAAGCTGGTCCGCCAAGGATTCCATACCAATAACGTCGATCACTGCACGCGGCTGTGTCATGCATCGTCGGTGGCGGCCTTGATGGAAGGCATGAATTCCGGCGCCGTCACGGCCTCGTTCAACGACGCCAAGGATTCCGACGTCATCATCGTGATCGGCGCGCGCCCGACCCAGAACCATCCGGTCGCCGCGACGTTCCTGAAAAACGCCGCCAAGCGCGGCGCCAAGCTCTACATCATGGATCCGCGCCGCCAGGACCTGTCGCGCCACGCGACCCGCCACCTGCAGTTCAAGGCGGGCCAGGACGTGGCGCTTCTCAATGCCATGATCCATACCATCATCGATGAAGGCCTGACCGATATCCAGTATATCCAGGCCAACACCGAAGGCTTCGAGGCGTTGAAGGAAAACTCCAAGAAGTTCTCGCCCGAAGCCATGGAAGCCGTCTGTGGCATCGAGGCCAACGTGATCCGCGAGGTCGCGCGCGAATTCGCCACCGCCGAAAAATCGATCATCTTCTGGGGCATGGGCATCAGCCAGCACGTCCACGGCACCGACAATTCGCGCTGCCTGATCGCCTTGTCGATGATCACCGGCCAGATCGGCCGCCCGGGCACGGGTCTGCATCCACTGCGTGGCCAGAACAACGTGCAGGGCGCGTCCGATGCGGGCCTGATCCCCATGGTCTATCCCGATTACAAATCGGTCGAAGCCGACGATATCCGCCAGACATATGAAGACCTGTGGGGGACTGAACTTCCTCGGCAGCGCGGCCTGACGGTGGTCGAGATCATCCACGCCATCCTGGCCGACGAAATCAAGGCCATGTACATCATGGGCGAGAACCCGGCCATGTCGGACCCGGATGCCCGGCATGCCCGCGAGGCCCTGGCCAAGCTGGAGCATATGGTGGTGCAGGACATCTTCTTTACCGAGACCTGCTTCCACGCCGATGTGGTGCTGCCGGCCTCGGCCTTCCCGGAAAAGGCGGGGACGTTCTCCAACACCAACCGCCAGGTTCAGATGGCCCGGCCGGTAGTCGACATGCCCGGCGACGTGAAACAGGATTGGTGGATCATTCAGGAAATCGCCAACCGCCTGGGGCTGAACTGGAACTACTCCGGCCCCATGGACGTGTTCAACGAGATGAAGAAGACCATGCGGTCCCTCGACAACATCACCTGGGAGCGCCTGGAGAACGAGGACAGCATCATCTATCCGTGCAAGTCCGAGGATTCCTCCGGCGAAAACATCATCTTCGGCGACGGCTTCCCGACCGCGTCGGGGCGCGCCAAGCTGGTGCCGGCCAACCTGATCCCGCCGGACGAACTACCCGACGACGAATTCCCGCTGGTCCTGACCACCGGTCGCATGCTGGAACACTGGCACACCGGGGCGATGACCCGCCGCGCCACGGTTCTCAACCTGCTGGAGCCGGAACCGGTGGTCAGCATGAACCCCTACACCATGGGCGAAAAGGGGTTGGCGCCCGGCGACCGGGTGAAGGTGGAAACCCGCCGCGGCGAGATCGAATTGACGGTGCGCGCCGACCGCGACGTGGCCGACGGCATGATCTTCATCCCGTTCTGCTATCACGAGGCGGCGGCCAATATCCTGACCAACCCGCAGCTGGACCCGGTCGGCAAGATCCCCGAGTTCAAGTTCTGCGCAGCACGTGTCGAAAAAGTTCCGGACGCCCAGGCGGCGGCGGAATAA
- a CDS encoding formate dehydrogenase subunit gamma, whose protein sequence is MVAYGGAAVLTGSPALDMAQAQAQTGGQVPGGASGALSQSEMWRAVRGGITGTVSIPDKQAGQLVQSDGDVWRAAKNGPLSQFGGIFLLVSVIAIAAFFLIRGKIRIDHGRDPQGRTIERFNALERATHWLTASSFIVLGLTGLNVSYGRFVLKPILGPDAFGALTYYGKLAHNYIAFAFILGIVMMFFLWVRHNIPTLRDLKWLAVGGGLFSKGVHPEAPRFNAGQKIVFWLVILGGASLSLSGLALMFPGDIQPWAGTFAILNKLGTDLPTSLSILQETQLSVLWHSLVGLIMIGAIIGHIYIGSLGMEGAIDAVASGQVDLNWAKEHHSLWVEEEMAKGNVGGTQPAE, encoded by the coding sequence ATGGTGGCCTACGGTGGCGCAGCGGTCCTGACCGGCTCGCCGGCGCTCGACATGGCCCAGGCACAGGCGCAGACGGGCGGGCAAGTTCCCGGTGGCGCAAGCGGTGCCCTGTCCCAATCGGAAATGTGGCGCGCCGTGCGCGGTGGCATCACGGGTACGGTGTCCATTCCCGACAAGCAGGCGGGCCAGCTTGTGCAGTCGGACGGTGACGTCTGGCGAGCTGCCAAGAACGGCCCGCTCAGTCAGTTCGGCGGCATTTTCCTGCTGGTGTCCGTTATTGCCATCGCCGCCTTCTTCCTGATCCGCGGCAAGATCCGCATCGACCACGGCCGCGACCCGCAGGGCCGTACGATCGAACGCTTCAACGCGTTGGAGCGTGCGACGCACTGGTTGACGGCTTCAAGCTTCATCGTGTTGGGCCTGACGGGCCTGAACGTGTCCTATGGTCGCTTCGTGTTGAAGCCCATTCTGGGGCCGGATGCCTTCGGGGCGCTGACCTACTACGGCAAGTTGGCGCACAACTACATCGCCTTCGCCTTCATTCTGGGTATTGTGATGATGTTCTTCCTGTGGGTTCGTCATAACATTCCGACGCTGCGCGACCTGAAATGGCTGGCTGTCGGCGGTGGGCTGTTTTCCAAGGGCGTGCATCCGGAAGCCCCGCGCTTTAACGCCGGTCAGAAGATTGTTTTCTGGCTGGTTATTCTGGGCGGTGCGTCCCTGAGCCTGTCGGGTCTGGCGCTGATGTTCCCAGGCGACATTCAGCCCTGGGCCGGTACTTTTGCCATCCTGAACAAGCTGGGTACGGATCTGCCGACCAGCCTGTCGATCCTCCAGGAAACGCAGCTTTCCGTGCTGTGGCATTCCCTGGTGGGGCTGATCATGATCGGCGCCATCATCGGCCATATCTACATCGGCTCACTGGGCATGGAAGGCGCGATCGATGCCGTCGCCTCCGGCCAGGTCGACCTCAACTGGGCGAAGGAGCACCATTCACTTTGGGTTGAAGAGGAAATGGCCAAGGGCAACGTGGGCGGCACGCAGCCTGCCGAATAG
- the fdh3B gene encoding formate dehydrogenase FDH3 subunit beta yields the protein MARMKFLCDAERCIECNACVTACKNEHEVPWGINRRRVVTIRDGQPGERSISVACMHCSDAPCIAVCPVDCIYQTEEGVVLHSKDLCIGCGYCFFACPFGAPQYPQSGNFGSRGKMDKCTFCAGGPEEDNSAAEFQKYGRNRLAEGKLPLCAEMCSTKALLGGDGDMVSNIYRERVVARGFGSGAWGWGTAYQLKAGS from the coding sequence ATGGCAAGAATGAAGTTCCTTTGTGATGCCGAGCGCTGCATTGAATGCAACGCGTGCGTTACCGCGTGTAAGAACGAACACGAGGTACCGTGGGGCATCAACCGCCGCCGCGTCGTCACTATCCGTGACGGCCAGCCCGGCGAACGGTCCATTTCGGTGGCCTGCATGCACTGCTCCGACGCGCCGTGCATCGCGGTCTGCCCCGTGGACTGCATCTACCAGACGGAAGAAGGCGTGGTCCTGCACTCCAAGGACCTGTGCATCGGTTGTGGTTACTGCTTCTTCGCGTGCCCGTTCGGCGCGCCGCAGTACCCGCAGTCGGGCAACTTCGGAAGCCGTGGGAAGATGGACAAGTGCACCTTCTGCGCCGGTGGTCCGGAGGAAGACAACTCCGCCGCCGAATTCCAGAAGTACGGCCGTAACCGCCTTGCGGAAGGCAAGTTGCCGCTGTGCGCCGAAATGTGTTCGACCAAGGCTCTCTTGGGCGGCGACGGCGACATGGTGTCCAACATCTACCGCGAGCGTGTCGTGGCCCGTGGCTTCGGGTCCGGCGCCTGGGGCTGGGGCACCGCCTATCAGTTGAAGGCGGGCTCGTAG